The following proteins are encoded in a genomic region of Thermogemmatispora onikobensis:
- a CDS encoding class I SAM-dependent rRNA methyltransferase: MSTVYPQVRLKPQREEPLLNGHLWVFSGALQQVPREVEPGGLVEVRSASGQFLGRGYYHPHTDIAIRLLTRREEPIDAALLRRRIRRAQELRRVFDPAVTNIYRLIHSEGDGLPGLVVDRYAEVLVAQVHTLGMERLLPLLVEPLLEETGARGLLLRNDSQARRREGLALEEPRLLAGEVPPEVEGRENGVRYLIDPWRGQKTGFFLDQRDKRAALAKYVRAVVAELAPEGVARVLNCFSYTGGFSLVAALSDGRVRVTSVDSSQPAMEAARRHFALNGLDADQHAFVIADVFTYLEEARTRGERFDIVVLDPPAFARSQAARSQALRAYRRLNLLGMSVLRPAGILLSCSCSGAIGLDDLAGTLSLAARALDREVQVLEVLTHSCDHPVRLAMPETLYLKAIFCRLLW; encoded by the coding sequence ATGTCTACCGTCTATCCACAGGTACGTTTGAAGCCGCAGCGCGAGGAGCCGCTGCTCAATGGGCATCTCTGGGTCTTCTCGGGAGCCTTGCAGCAGGTGCCGCGCGAGGTCGAGCCGGGCGGGCTGGTTGAGGTGCGCTCGGCCTCGGGGCAGTTCCTCGGGCGCGGCTATTATCATCCTCACACCGATATTGCGATCCGTCTGCTGACGCGCCGTGAGGAGCCGATCGATGCAGCGCTGCTGCGCCGACGTATTCGCCGCGCTCAGGAGCTACGCCGCGTCTTTGATCCTGCTGTCACCAACATCTATCGGCTGATCCATTCAGAAGGTGATGGTCTGCCTGGTCTGGTCGTCGATCGCTATGCTGAGGTTCTGGTGGCTCAGGTGCACACGCTCGGCATGGAGCGCCTTTTGCCCCTGCTGGTGGAGCCGCTCCTTGAAGAGACGGGGGCACGTGGTCTACTTCTGCGGAACGATAGCCAGGCGCGGCGTCGTGAAGGGCTGGCGCTGGAGGAGCCGCGCTTGCTGGCCGGCGAGGTGCCACCAGAGGTAGAAGGGCGCGAAAACGGTGTGCGCTACCTGATTGATCCCTGGCGTGGTCAAAAAACTGGCTTCTTTCTTGATCAACGGGACAAGCGGGCTGCGCTGGCCAAGTATGTGCGGGCTGTGGTCGCGGAACTGGCGCCCGAGGGCGTGGCCCGTGTGCTCAATTGCTTCTCCTATACTGGCGGCTTTTCGCTGGTCGCTGCCCTGAGTGATGGGCGAGTGCGGGTGACCAGCGTGGATAGCTCGCAGCCGGCAATGGAGGCGGCCCGACGCCACTTCGCGCTCAATGGGCTGGATGCTGATCAGCATGCCTTTGTCATTGCCGATGTCTTTACCTATTTGGAGGAGGCCCGGACCCGGGGCGAGCGCTTCGACATTGTTGTCCTTGATCCGCCGGCCTTTGCGCGCAGCCAGGCGGCGAGGTCGCAGGCTCTGCGCGCCTATCGTCGTCTGAACCTGCTGGGCATGAGTGTCCTGCGCCCCGCCGGTATTCTGCTGAGCTGCTCTTGCTCGGGGGCGATTGGTCTGGATGATCTCGCGGGGACGCTCTCGCTGGCAGCGCGCGCCCTTGACCGCGAGGTGCAGGTGTTGGAAGTGTTGACCCATAGCTGCGATCATCCTGTCAGGCTGGCTATGCCCGAGACCCTCTATCTCAAAGCCATCTTCTGTCGTCTGCTCTGGTGA
- a CDS encoding response regulator: protein MIRLLIVDDHEMVREGLKAMLVSEPDFEIVGEAANAEQALGLVERLRPDIILLDVRLPGVSGVALCRQVCERYPEIGVIIVTTYTDEQLVAECLQAGARGYIVKDIERFDLKRSIRAVARGEAAIDPKAAVAVLAQLRRTPVRQEPGPEPLSAQQLVILRLIAQGLSSREIAAKLYLSENTVKSYVQEILHRLGVKNRTEAVMVAVKQGWL from the coding sequence TTGATTCGCTTACTGATCGTCGATGATCACGAAATGGTGCGCGAGGGCCTGAAGGCCATGCTGGTCTCGGAGCCGGATTTCGAGATTGTGGGCGAGGCGGCCAATGCTGAGCAGGCCCTGGGGCTGGTCGAGCGCCTGCGCCCCGACATCATTCTGCTCGATGTGCGCCTGCCGGGAGTGAGCGGCGTCGCGCTCTGCCGTCAGGTCTGCGAGCGTTACCCTGAGATCGGGGTTATCATTGTCACCACCTATACTGATGAGCAGCTGGTGGCCGAATGTCTGCAGGCGGGCGCCCGTGGCTACATTGTCAAGGACATCGAGCGCTTTGATCTCAAGCGCTCGATTCGCGCGGTGGCGCGTGGCGAGGCGGCCATTGATCCCAAGGCGGCGGTGGCCGTGCTGGCCCAGCTACGCCGGACGCCGGTGCGCCAGGAGCCGGGGCCGGAGCCGCTGAGCGCCCAGCAACTGGTGATTCTACGCCTCATTGCGCAGGGCCTCTCCAGCCGCGAGATCGCCGCCAAGCTCTACCTCAGCGAAAATACAGTCAAGAGTTACGTTCAAGAGATCCTCCACCGTCTGGGAGTCAAGAACCGCACCGAGGCCGTCATGGTGGCCGTCAAGCAGGGCTGGCTGTGA
- a CDS encoding precorrin-2 dehydrogenase/sirohydrochlorin ferrochelatase family protein — MPNYYPIMLDVRGRRVVVIGGDRIAAEKVQTFAACGARVCLIAPEWCPELEQVVQELGPQLELRRRPYLPGDLEGAFVVIATTREPKLVEAVWGEAQQRGQLLNIVDLPERCNFITPSILRRDSLTVAVSTEGVSPGLAKLIRQELEQHFSPAYGAFLRLAAEARALLRTQGVTYEQRDAFFQEFYRSPVLAHLEAGAEAEARALTAELLRHYGVEVAHSFGERSTGATDGRSLAS, encoded by the coding sequence ATGCCGAATTATTACCCGATTATGCTCGATGTACGCGGTCGGCGCGTGGTGGTAATCGGAGGCGATCGCATTGCGGCGGAGAAGGTGCAGACCTTTGCCGCCTGTGGGGCGCGAGTCTGTCTGATCGCTCCTGAATGGTGCCCGGAGCTGGAGCAGGTCGTGCAGGAGCTGGGCCCGCAGCTGGAGCTGCGGCGACGCCCTTATCTGCCTGGCGATCTGGAAGGGGCTTTTGTCGTGATTGCCACGACGCGCGAGCCGAAGCTGGTGGAAGCCGTCTGGGGTGAGGCCCAGCAGCGTGGGCAGTTGCTCAATATTGTTGATCTGCCCGAGCGCTGCAATTTCATCACGCCTTCTATTCTGCGTCGCGATTCCTTGACGGTGGCGGTCTCGACAGAGGGAGTGAGCCCGGGCCTGGCGAAGTTGATCCGTCAGGAGCTGGAGCAGCACTTTTCCCCTGCTTATGGGGCCTTCTTGCGCCTGGCTGCGGAGGCGCGGGCCTTGCTGCGGACCCAGGGAGTCACCTATGAGCAGCGTGATGCTTTCTTTCAGGAGTTTTACCGCTCGCCGGTACTGGCTCATCTGGAGGCCGGCGCCGAGGCCGAGGCCCGCGCTCTGACGGCGGAGCTCCTGCGCCACTATGGCGTGGAGGTAGCTCACTCGTTCGGCGAGAGAAGCACCGGCGCCACTGATGGGCGCTCGCTGGCCTCATAG
- a CDS encoding GAF domain-containing sensor histidine kinase encodes MVQTSDDSRTNLIASLQERAEELAQLNRIAIALTSEFDLQRLLQMITDAARKVTAAEYAAFFLIPELTRESPERRSKKGLFHLAAISGEHGVEEHFRHVGPVEGVGVLHPVFWKGTSVLVDDVLADRRYLGIPRGHIPVRSFLGVQLRTREGSILGAFLIGHTQPDRFKPRHVELIEALSAQAAVAIHNAQLIARERHAMEEQAARLEREVRERTAELERRNQELTRVATDLQTLHHELTEAQKRQMLADERSRIAQELHDRVQQTLFTIGLKADWALEQLPPGSPLERPLLTIKQLASLGTAQVRDAIFALSSSEPQTQDGGLISRLHTLIHDLRESAAGLDMDLVVAEWASAPPAAIENALFNVAREALSNVLRHAQATTVVVTVQVTRTQAMLVVQDNGVGLAPEILENYRHNPAHLGLRGMQQRVSDCGGQLLLVNGEEGGLIVKAVIPLDSLTDRR; translated from the coding sequence ATGGTACAGACCAGCGATGACAGCCGGACAAACCTGATTGCCAGCCTGCAGGAGCGTGCCGAAGAGCTGGCCCAGCTCAACCGCATTGCCATTGCGCTCACCTCAGAGTTTGACCTCCAGCGCCTGCTCCAGATGATCACCGATGCCGCGCGCAAGGTGACCGCTGCCGAGTATGCGGCCTTTTTTCTCATTCCTGAACTCACCAGAGAATCGCCGGAGCGGCGCAGCAAGAAGGGCCTCTTTCATCTGGCGGCCATCTCTGGCGAGCATGGAGTCGAAGAGCACTTTCGCCATGTCGGTCCGGTCGAGGGGGTTGGCGTGCTTCATCCCGTCTTCTGGAAGGGCACCTCAGTGCTGGTAGACGACGTCCTTGCTGACCGGCGCTACCTTGGCATTCCCCGCGGCCATATCCCCGTGCGCAGTTTTCTCGGCGTCCAGCTGCGGACGCGCGAGGGGTCGATCCTGGGGGCCTTCCTCATTGGCCACACTCAGCCCGACCGCTTCAAGCCGCGTCACGTCGAGCTTATCGAGGCCCTCAGCGCGCAAGCCGCTGTTGCCATTCACAACGCCCAGCTCATTGCCCGCGAGCGCCACGCCATGGAAGAGCAGGCCGCGCGGCTCGAACGCGAGGTTCGCGAACGCACTGCCGAGCTAGAGCGGCGCAACCAGGAGCTGACGCGAGTAGCCACCGACCTCCAGACTTTACATCACGAGCTCACCGAAGCTCAGAAGCGCCAGATGCTGGCCGACGAGCGCAGCCGCATTGCTCAGGAGCTACACGACCGCGTCCAGCAGACGCTATTCACCATTGGTCTCAAGGCTGACTGGGCGTTGGAGCAGCTGCCGCCGGGGTCGCCGCTGGAGCGTCCCCTGCTCACCATCAAGCAGCTGGCCTCATTGGGCACGGCCCAGGTGCGCGATGCCATCTTTGCCCTCTCCTCCAGCGAGCCACAGACGCAGGACGGCGGACTGATCAGTCGCCTGCATACCCTCATCCACGACCTGCGCGAATCTGCGGCGGGCCTTGACATGGACCTGGTAGTCGCCGAGTGGGCCAGTGCGCCGCCGGCAGCGATCGAGAACGCCCTCTTTAACGTGGCGCGCGAGGCTCTTTCCAACGTCCTGCGCCATGCCCAGGCGACCACTGTCGTGGTCACCGTGCAGGTCACGCGCACACAGGCCATGCTGGTCGTTCAGGATAACGGGGTTGGCCTGGCGCCGGAGATCCTGGAGAACTACCGTCACAATCCGGCCCATCTGGGGCTGCGCGGCATGCAGCAGCGGGTGAGCGACTGTGGCGGGCAGCTTCTGCTGGTCAATGGCGAGGAAGGCGGCCTGATCGTGAAGGCGGTGATCCCCCTTGATTCGCTTACTGATCGTCGATGA
- a CDS encoding FAD binding domain-containing protein, whose translation MIPGPFDYQVASSVAEAIALLDQHGADAKVLAGGHSLIPLLRFRLASPAVLVDINRLHDLEYMQEADGTLHIGALTREVDLEASDLIRRRYPILADTARVIADPVVRNWATIGGNLAHADPANDHPATMLALGAQLVATGPTGQRLIPVEQFFTDSSFETTLQPNELLTEIRIPAPAERSGGAYLKLERKVGDYAIAGVAAYVVLDGAGHVTYAGIGLTNVGPTPIKARAAEQLLLGSTLDDAVIAQAARQAAAEAQPVSDLRGPADYKRAMVETLTMRALRQARSRATGGA comes from the coding sequence TTGATCCCTGGTCCTTTTGACTATCAGGTGGCCAGCAGCGTTGCTGAAGCCATCGCCCTACTGGACCAGCACGGCGCCGATGCCAAGGTGCTCGCGGGTGGGCACAGCCTCATTCCCCTCCTGCGCTTCCGCCTCGCCTCCCCCGCCGTTCTGGTGGACATCAACCGTCTGCACGACCTGGAGTACATGCAAGAAGCCGACGGTACCCTGCACATTGGGGCCTTGACGCGCGAAGTCGACCTGGAGGCCTCGGACCTCATTCGCCGGCGCTATCCCATTCTGGCGGATACGGCCCGCGTCATCGCCGATCCCGTGGTGCGCAACTGGGCCACCATCGGCGGCAATCTGGCCCACGCTGATCCTGCCAACGATCACCCGGCGACCATGCTCGCCCTCGGGGCCCAGCTCGTAGCGACCGGTCCCACCGGCCAGCGCCTCATTCCGGTCGAGCAGTTCTTTACCGACAGCAGCTTTGAGACGACGCTGCAGCCCAACGAGCTGCTGACCGAGATCCGCATTCCGGCCCCGGCAGAGCGCAGCGGCGGCGCCTATTTGAAGCTAGAGCGCAAGGTTGGTGACTACGCCATCGCCGGCGTGGCCGCCTACGTTGTCCTGGACGGAGCCGGGCACGTCACCTACGCTGGTATCGGGCTGACCAACGTCGGCCCGACCCCCATCAAGGCCCGCGCCGCTGAGCAGCTCCTGCTTGGCAGCACCCTTGACGACGCGGTCATCGCCCAGGCCGCCAGGCAAGCCGCTGCCGAAGCTCAGCCTGTCAGCGACCTGCGCGGTCCCGCTGACTACAAGCGTGCGATGGTTGAGACATTGACCATGCGGGCGCTGCGCCAGGCGCGCAGCCGCGCAACAGGAGGCGCCTAG
- a CDS encoding (2Fe-2S)-binding protein: protein MSIHHIRVTINGKLYEGDVEARTLLVHWLRDSLRLTGTHIGCDTSSCGACTILVDGKAVKSCTMLAVQADGRELLTVEGLEQNGKLHPLQEGFHVEHALQCGYCTPGMMMAALALLKRNPDPSEQEIREGISGNLCRCTGYVNIVKAIQYAAQKLREPQPEQVPAGSGGGGE from the coding sequence ATGAGCATCCACCACATTCGCGTCACCATCAACGGCAAGCTCTACGAAGGCGACGTTGAGGCGCGTACCCTGCTGGTTCACTGGCTGCGCGACAGCCTGCGCCTCACCGGCACTCACATTGGTTGTGACACCTCCTCCTGCGGCGCCTGTACCATCCTGGTCGATGGCAAGGCGGTCAAATCCTGCACCATGCTGGCCGTGCAGGCCGATGGGCGCGAGCTGCTGACCGTCGAGGGCCTGGAGCAAAACGGCAAGCTCCACCCGCTGCAGGAAGGCTTTCACGTCGAGCACGCCCTGCAGTGCGGTTACTGCACGCCGGGCATGATGATGGCCGCCCTGGCTCTGCTCAAGCGCAATCCCGATCCCAGCGAGCAAGAGATCCGCGAAGGCATCTCGGGCAATCTCTGCCGCTGCACGGGCTACGTCAATATTGTCAAGGCCATCCAGTACGCCGCGCAGAAGCTGCGCGAGCCGCAACCCGAGCAGGTACCCGCCGGCAGCGGCGGCGGAGGTGAATAG
- a CDS encoding NADPH-dependent assimilatory sulfite reductase hemoprotein subunit — protein MATEQEHQTPSSAGNNLLSLGVGGGSKVERIKAESQYLRGAIAEELAQDGTHFSEAQVQLIKFHGIYQQENRDLRQARKAAGEEKAYQFMVRSRIPGGALTAEQYLVEDDLAGRYANGTLRFTTRQGIQLHGVLKHDLRATIRAINEALLSTLAACGDVNRNVMACPAPARNRAQAQVQEVARQIARHLAPRSRAYHEIWIDGQHVQTVGTPDDEVVEPIYGPTYLPRKFKIGVAFPGDNCIDVYTQDIGLVAELDDGGELAGFTVLVGGGMGMTHGKAETFPRLGTPLCFVPAAEALSVVETIVTIQRDYGDRQNRKHARMKYVVEERGIAWFRAELERRLGHAVADPHPLHWEGVDDHLGWHEQGDGRWFLGIYVQNGRVRDTDSCQLRTGLRKAIETFRPGIRLTGQQNILLTDLTADQREPLEALLREHGIETDPSKLGVKRYAMACPALPTCGLAVAEAERVLPGVVGEIGRQLEELGLAGERLSLRMSGCPNGCARPYMGDIGFVGRSKDLYNIYVGGDWENTRLTTLYAASVPLREIPATLRPLLLLWRDERAPGETFGDYCQRVGVEYLRQRALTLGEREPSGLH, from the coding sequence ATGGCGACCGAGCAAGAGCATCAGACCCCTTCTTCCGCTGGCAACAACCTCCTGAGCCTGGGAGTCGGCGGCGGCAGCAAGGTAGAGCGCATCAAGGCTGAGAGCCAGTATCTGCGCGGGGCGATTGCCGAAGAGCTGGCTCAGGACGGCACGCATTTCAGCGAGGCGCAGGTCCAGCTCATCAAATTTCATGGGATCTATCAGCAGGAGAACCGTGACCTGCGTCAGGCCCGTAAGGCCGCGGGTGAGGAAAAGGCTTATCAATTCATGGTCCGCTCGCGTATTCCGGGGGGCGCATTGACCGCCGAGCAATATCTGGTCGAAGATGATCTGGCGGGCCGCTATGCCAATGGAACCTTACGCTTCACGACGCGCCAGGGCATTCAGCTGCATGGCGTTCTGAAGCACGACCTGCGCGCGACGATCCGCGCCATCAATGAGGCGCTGCTCTCGACGCTGGCGGCCTGTGGCGATGTGAATCGCAACGTGATGGCCTGTCCGGCGCCGGCGCGCAATCGGGCCCAGGCGCAAGTACAGGAGGTAGCGCGGCAGATCGCTCGTCATCTGGCGCCGCGCAGCCGGGCCTATCATGAGATCTGGATCGATGGGCAGCATGTCCAGACAGTGGGGACGCCGGACGATGAGGTGGTGGAGCCGATCTACGGGCCGACCTATTTGCCGCGCAAATTCAAGATCGGCGTGGCTTTTCCGGGCGATAACTGTATCGATGTCTACACCCAGGATATCGGGCTGGTGGCAGAGCTGGACGACGGCGGCGAGCTCGCGGGCTTCACGGTCCTGGTAGGCGGCGGCATGGGGATGACCCACGGCAAGGCTGAGACGTTCCCCCGTCTGGGGACGCCGCTCTGCTTTGTGCCGGCGGCTGAGGCCCTCTCGGTGGTGGAGACCATCGTGACGATCCAGCGTGACTATGGCGATCGCCAGAACCGCAAGCATGCGCGCATGAAATATGTGGTTGAGGAGCGGGGTATCGCCTGGTTCCGCGCTGAGTTAGAGCGCCGCCTGGGCCATGCGGTGGCCGATCCTCATCCTCTCCACTGGGAGGGGGTCGATGATCATCTGGGCTGGCACGAGCAGGGAGATGGGCGCTGGTTTCTGGGGATCTATGTGCAGAATGGGCGCGTGCGCGATACGGACTCCTGCCAGTTGCGCACGGGCCTGCGGAAGGCGATCGAGACCTTCCGTCCTGGTATCCGTTTAACCGGACAGCAGAATATCCTACTGACCGATCTGACTGCGGATCAGCGTGAGCCGCTGGAGGCCTTGCTGCGGGAGCATGGCATCGAGACGGACCCCTCGAAGCTGGGGGTGAAGCGCTATGCGATGGCCTGCCCGGCCTTGCCGACCTGTGGTCTGGCGGTGGCTGAGGCCGAGCGCGTTCTGCCCGGCGTGGTGGGCGAGATCGGGCGCCAGCTGGAAGAGCTGGGCCTGGCCGGTGAACGCCTCAGTCTGCGGATGAGCGGCTGCCCCAATGGCTGTGCCCGTCCCTATATGGGCGACATTGGCTTCGTGGGCCGCTCGAAGGATCTCTACAATATCTATGTCGGCGGCGATTGGGAGAATACGCGCCTGACGACGCTCTACGCCGCCTCGGTACCTTTGCGGGAAATCCCGGCGACTCTTCGCCCGCTGTTACTCCTCTGGCGCGATGAGCGCGCTCCCGGCGAGACCTTCGGCGATTATTGCCAGCGCGTCGGAGTGGAGTATCTGCGTCAGCGGGCCTTGACCCTCGGCGAGCGCGAGCCGAGTGGCTTGCATTGA
- a CDS encoding aerobic carbon-monoxide dehydrogenase large subunit produces the protein MTTTSAGPHVHGLGEPYKRKEDARFIRGKGNYVDDIQLPGMLYADIVRSPYAHALIKGIDISKALQVPGVVAVITGKDLEAAGLAWMPTLSGDSEAVLAVDRVLYQMQEVAFVVAESRYAAADGAAAVEVDYEPLPVVVDPHKALAPDAPLLRPDKKDRQPTNQIYHWETGDRAATDAAFAEAEQNGVVVRQDMYVPRIHPAPIETCGCVADYNAATGKLTVWMTSQAPHAHRTLFAIVSGLPEHRIRVISPDVGGGFGNKVPIYPGYVCAVVAALKTGRPVKWIEDRTENLTSTGFARDYHIHAEIAADKEGTVKALRVYTLADHGAFDAAAQPTKFPAGLFHICTGSYDFKQAHVAVDAVHTNKAPGGIAYRCSFRVTEASYLIERMMDTLAREVGKDPAEIRLQNFIKPEAFPYRSALGWTYDSGNYERALRLAMEKIGYEELRREQAEKRARGELMGIGISSFTEIVGAGPGKHFDIAGIQMFDSCEIRVHPTGKVLARIGVQTQGQGHETTFAQIIAAELGISPDDVDVEHGDTDTAPYGLGTYASRSTPVGGAATAVAARKIRDKARKIAAYLLEVGEEDLEWEPGRFYVRGSPSKGKTIQEIAFAAYTNCPPYLEPGLEAVNYYDPPNLTYPFGSYICVVDIDRGTGEVHIRRFLAVDDCGTVINPMIVEGQIHGGLTQGLAPALYEQLAYDEDGNVLGSNFQDYLIPTAIETPRWETDRTVTPSPHHPIGAKGVGESPTVGAPQAIANAVVDALAHVGVRHIDIPITPWKVWAILKEKGLATA, from the coding sequence ATGACCACCACCAGTGCAGGCCCACACGTCCACGGCCTGGGAGAACCCTACAAGCGCAAGGAAGATGCGCGCTTCATTCGCGGCAAGGGCAACTACGTCGACGATATCCAGCTCCCGGGCATGCTCTATGCCGACATTGTGCGCAGCCCCTACGCCCATGCCCTGATCAAGGGCATCGACATCAGCAAGGCCCTGCAGGTGCCGGGCGTTGTCGCCGTCATTACTGGCAAAGACCTGGAGGCCGCCGGCCTGGCCTGGATGCCGACGCTCTCCGGCGATAGCGAGGCCGTGCTGGCCGTCGATCGCGTCCTCTACCAGATGCAGGAAGTCGCCTTTGTTGTAGCCGAGAGCCGCTACGCTGCCGCCGATGGCGCAGCCGCGGTTGAAGTCGACTACGAGCCCCTGCCCGTCGTCGTCGATCCTCACAAAGCGCTGGCGCCCGACGCTCCACTGCTGCGGCCTGACAAGAAGGATCGCCAGCCGACCAACCAGATCTACCACTGGGAGACCGGCGACCGCGCTGCCACCGATGCCGCCTTTGCCGAGGCCGAGCAGAACGGCGTTGTCGTGCGTCAGGACATGTACGTCCCGCGTATCCACCCGGCGCCCATCGAGACCTGTGGCTGTGTGGCTGATTACAACGCGGCCACCGGCAAGCTGACCGTCTGGATGACCTCGCAGGCTCCGCATGCCCATCGCACGCTCTTCGCCATCGTCTCCGGCCTGCCTGAGCACCGCATCCGTGTCATCTCGCCCGACGTCGGTGGTGGCTTCGGCAACAAAGTTCCCATCTATCCCGGCTACGTCTGCGCTGTCGTCGCAGCCCTCAAGACTGGCAGGCCGGTCAAATGGATCGAGGATCGTACCGAGAATCTGACCAGCACCGGCTTTGCGCGCGACTACCACATCCACGCGGAGATCGCCGCTGACAAAGAGGGCACCGTCAAGGCGCTGCGTGTCTACACCCTGGCCGATCACGGAGCCTTTGATGCGGCGGCCCAGCCGACCAAGTTCCCCGCTGGCCTCTTCCACATCTGCACCGGCTCCTACGACTTCAAGCAGGCGCACGTCGCTGTCGATGCCGTGCACACCAACAAAGCCCCCGGCGGCATCGCGTACCGCTGCTCCTTCCGCGTCACGGAGGCCTCCTATCTCATCGAGCGCATGATGGACACGCTGGCGCGTGAGGTGGGCAAAGATCCCGCGGAGATCCGCCTGCAGAACTTCATCAAGCCCGAAGCCTTTCCCTACCGCTCGGCCCTGGGCTGGACCTACGACAGCGGCAACTATGAGCGTGCCCTGCGCCTGGCGATGGAGAAGATCGGCTACGAGGAGCTGCGCCGCGAACAGGCCGAGAAGCGAGCGCGCGGCGAGCTGATGGGCATCGGCATCTCCTCCTTTACCGAGATCGTCGGGGCTGGTCCCGGCAAGCACTTCGACATCGCTGGCATCCAGATGTTTGATAGCTGCGAGATCCGTGTCCATCCCACCGGCAAAGTGCTGGCCCGCATCGGTGTCCAGACGCAGGGCCAGGGGCACGAGACAACCTTTGCCCAAATCATCGCCGCCGAGCTGGGTATCTCGCCCGACGACGTCGACGTCGAGCATGGCGACACCGATACCGCCCCTTACGGCCTGGGTACCTACGCCAGTCGCAGCACTCCCGTCGGCGGGGCCGCCACCGCCGTGGCCGCGCGCAAGATCCGCGACAAGGCGCGCAAGATCGCGGCCTATCTGCTCGAAGTAGGCGAAGAAGACCTCGAATGGGAGCCGGGCCGCTTCTATGTGCGCGGCAGCCCGAGCAAAGGGAAGACCATCCAGGAGATCGCCTTTGCCGCTTATACCAACTGCCCGCCCTATCTGGAGCCGGGCCTGGAGGCCGTCAACTACTACGATCCCCCCAATCTGACCTATCCCTTTGGCAGCTACATCTGCGTTGTCGACATCGACCGTGGCACCGGCGAGGTGCACATTCGCCGCTTCCTGGCCGTCGACGACTGCGGCACGGTCATCAACCCGATGATCGTCGAGGGGCAGATTCACGGCGGCCTGACCCAGGGATTGGCGCCGGCCCTCTACGAGCAGTTGGCCTACGATGAGGACGGGAATGTCCTGGGAAGCAACTTCCAGGACTACCTGATCCCGACGGCGATAGAGACCCCGCGTTGGGAGACGGATCGCACGGTGACGCCCTCGCCACACCATCCCATTGGGGCCAAGGGCGTGGGCGAGTCCCCGACAGTGGGCGCTCCGCAGGCCATCGCCAATGCGGTGGTCGATGCCCTGGCGCACGTTGGTGTACGCCACATCGACATTCCCATCACCCCGTGGAAGGTCTGGGCCATTCTCAAAGAGAAAGGGCTTGCCACAGCGTAG
- the cobA gene encoding uroporphyrinogen-III C-methyltransferase, whose translation MSERLEQPEAAPVRGKVYLVGAGPGAPELITVKGLRCLRAADVVIYDRLVAPDLLAEARAEAELIFAGKQPGCHQLPQAEINRLLIEHARRGRLVVRLKGGDPFVFGRGGEEAEALAQAGIPFEVVPGVSAALAVPAYAGVPVTHRGLASLVTVVTGHKERGTEASAVDWRTLARVGGTLVILMGVKTLPQIVAELQAGGLDPATPALVVEWGTLPRQRAVQGRLAEIAERAAQAAVRAPAVIVVGEVVRLREVLAWFQDEGAAPLAADDPYAIMADE comes from the coding sequence ATGAGCGAGAGGTTGGAGCAGCCGGAGGCGGCGCCGGTGCGTGGCAAGGTCTATCTGGTTGGGGCTGGCCCCGGGGCGCCCGAGCTGATTACTGTCAAGGGGTTGCGCTGCCTGCGCGCCGCCGATGTGGTGATCTACGATCGCCTGGTGGCCCCTGACCTGCTGGCGGAGGCGCGGGCCGAGGCGGAGCTGATCTTTGCTGGCAAGCAGCCGGGCTGTCATCAGTTGCCCCAGGCTGAGATCAATCGCCTGCTGATCGAGCATGCCCGCCGCGGGCGCCTGGTGGTACGTCTGAAGGGTGGCGATCCCTTTGTCTTTGGGCGCGGTGGTGAGGAGGCGGAAGCGCTGGCACAGGCTGGGATTCCCTTTGAGGTGGTGCCGGGAGTAAGTGCCGCCCTGGCTGTGCCGGCCTACGCGGGGGTGCCGGTCACCCATCGTGGCCTGGCTTCGTTGGTGACCGTGGTGACCGGCCACAAGGAGCGCGGCACTGAGGCGAGCGCCGTGGATTGGCGCACACTGGCGCGTGTCGGGGGGACGCTGGTGATTTTGATGGGCGTGAAGACGCTGCCGCAGATTGTGGCTGAGCTGCAGGCTGGGGGACTGGACCCCGCGACTCCGGCCCTGGTGGTCGAGTGGGGGACGCTGCCCCGGCAGCGCGCAGTTCAGGGCAGGCTGGCCGAAATTGCGGAGCGCGCTGCTCAGGCCGCCGTACGGGCGCCAGCGGTCATCGTGGTCGGTGAGGTGGTGCGCCTGCGCGAGGTGCTGGCCTGGTTCCAAGACGAAGGGGCCGCTCCCCTTGCTGCTGATGATCCGTATGCTATAATGGCCGACGAGTAG